From Puntigrus tetrazona isolate hp1 chromosome 8, ASM1883169v1, whole genome shotgun sequence, the proteins below share one genomic window:
- the smarcad1a gene encoding SWI/SNF-related matrix-associated actin-dependent regulator of chromatin subfamily A containing DEAD/H box 1A — protein sequence MSFFDLDRFRFQRDNAADSHCKSSNGSSSDKENKRAHQRKTDGRCSSGKASRHALEDVSADDKVVRMGKDATSESKHQISKDMEDKIINLMEIFPQKSKKDLLEVVERTSTLEGAVAHCLMIYGDDDSGRQKGKAGHSEDHNDQPKKRRKTMHSESEKDEEDDSDEEDESQEPSRERQESLLKKLKRKLPDIEKEVLRDVLREHDWDYENALGSLLVFSSPDSSSPEDQRKQKSKSSHSRGKTDKNSQKPNSSSRLSEWLMAAPSPVPKKPSVSTPKTQKSTVIKNTSFKRKRDSEFPLNDISASEDEEEIDSDAESISDDLESEDEDSISGNLQEKIIQFLQESSLDELALISGCSIKKAQKIISLRPFNTWKDVKEQFFKDNGLSIDLVHGCKVVLKERQVVRELMARCEKIAQKMTKDVTQVIEAGMGSIKQPKVLSSNFKLQPYQLIGLKWLILLHQHNLSGILADEMGLGKTIQAISFLAHLYEKGIKGPHLITVPSSTLDNWVRELGLWCPSLKVLIYYGSVEDRRYLRQDILSGLVEFNIIVSTYNLTIGNDHDRSLFRKLRLKYAVFDEGHMLKNMNSLRYRHLMAINAEHRLLLTGTPLQNNLLELMSLLNFIMPSMFSSSTSQISKMFSTRSSEEESSFHKERIAHARLIMKPFILRRVKSEVLKQLPPKVENIEMCPMSDAQQKLYNRLFKRLKKAPNGEKRELCNVMMQLRKMANHPLLHRQYYTTDKLAAMSKAMLKEPTHFDADPALIKEDMEVMSDFELHNLCKQYSSINSFQLEKKLLLDSGKFALLTKVLTRLKEKGDRVVLFSQFTMVLDIVEILLKHLDHQFVRLDGSTPMTERIGLIDKYNTNPEIFVFLLSTRAGGQGINLASANTVILHDIDCNPFNDKQAEDRCHRMGQTRTVQVIKLISRDSIEACMLRVGQEKLKLEQDMTAEGEEDGAMTEQMAELLKVSLGL from the exons ATGAGCTTTTTCGACCTAGACCGGTTCCGTTTCCAGAGAGATAACGCAGCAGACAGTCACTGTAAATCGTCGAATGGATCCAGCTCGGATAAGGAAAACAAACGGG CCCACCAAAGAAAGACAGATGGTCGATGTTCATCAGGGAAGGCGTCAAGACATGCATTAGAGGATGTCTCTGCAGATGACAAAGTTGTCAGGATGGGCAA GGATGCAACATCAGAGTCCAAGCACCAGATAAGCAAAGACATGGAGGACAAAATCATTAATCTAATGGAAATATTCCCTCAGAAGAGCAAGAAAGATCTACTGGAG GTAGTTGAAAGAACCAGCACACTGGAGGGAGCTGTAGCACACTGTTTGATGATTTATGGAGATGATG ATTCAGGCAGACAGAAAGGCAAAGCAGGGCATAGTGAAGACCATAACGATCAACCAAAGAAGAGGAGAAAAACTATG CATTCAGAATCTGAAAAGGATGAGGAAGATGATTCTGATGAAGAGGACGAGAGCCAGGAGCCaagcagagagagacaggagtCTCTGTTAAAGAAGCTGAAGAGGAAACTGCCTGATATTGAAAAAGAG GTGCTGAGGGATGTCCTGAGAGAGCATGACTGGGACTATGAGAATGCCCTGGGTTCACTGCTTGTGTTTTCTTCAccag ATTCAAGTTCACCAGAAgatcagagaaaacaaaagtcaaaatCATCTCACTCCAGGGGAAAAACAGATAAGAACTCTCAAAAGCCTAACAGCTCGTCTAGGCTGTCGGAATGGCTGATGGCGGCACCGTCTCCTGTGCCAAAAAAGCCTAGTGTGTCTActccaaaaacacaaaagtcaACAGTCATCAAAAACACATCCTTTAAAAGGAAGAGGGACAGTGAGTTTCCGTTAAATGACATTAGTGCCTCtgaggatgaagaggaaatTGACAGTGATGCTGAGAGTATCTCTGATGATCTGGAATCGGAGGATGAAGACAGCATCTCAGGCAATCTCCAGGAAAAGATCATTCAGTTTCTTCAAGAATCCTCCCTAGATGAGCTTGCTCTAATTTCTGGATGCTCAATCAAAAAAGCCCAGAAGATCATTTCGCTGAGGCCTTTCAACACTTGGAAAGATGTG AAAGAGCAGTTCTTCAAGGATAATGGCCTGTCTATAGATCTGGTACATGGCTGCAAGGTTGTGCTTAAGGAGCGACAGGTGGTTAGAGAGCTTATGGCAAGATGTGAGAAGATTGCACAGAAGATGACTAAAGATGTTACGCAGGTCATAGAAGCAGGCATGGGCTCCATCAAGCAGCCCAAAGTCCTCAGCAGCAA TTTCAAACTGCAGCCATATCAGCTGATTGGTTTGAAGTGGCTGATTCTTCTGCACCAGCACAACCTGAGTGGCATCCTGGCAGATGAAATG GGGCTGGGTAAGACTATTCAGGCTATCTCTTTCCTGGCTCATTTGTATGAAAAAGGAATCAAAGGCCCTCATCTTATTACCGTACCCTCGTCCACACTGG ATAATTGGGTTCGCGAGCTGGGTCTTTGGTGTCCCAGTCTTAAAGTTCTTATTTACTATG GGTCTGTAGAAGACCGCAGATATTTGCGACAAGATATCCTCAGTGGCTTAGTTGAATTCAACATCATAGTATCCAC TTACAATCTTACAATAGGGAACGACCATGACCGCAGTCTGTTCCGCAAGCTGAGGCTGAAGTATGCTGTGTTTGATGAGGGCCACATGCTGAAAAATATGAACTCTCTACGCTACCGCCACCTCATGGCCATCAAT GCTGAGCACAGATTGTTGCTGACAGGAACACCTTTACAGAACAACCTGCTGGAGCTCATGTCCCTCCTGAACTTCATCATGCCCTCCATGTTCTCCAGCAGCACCTCACAGATCTCCAAAATGTTTTCTACG AGGTCATCAGAGGAAGAAAGCAGTTTTCACAAGGAAAGAATTGCACATGCCAGACTTATCATGAAGCCATTCATTCTGAGACGAGTCAAGAGTGAG GTGTTGAAACAGCTTCCACCAAAAGTGGAAAACATAGAAATGTGTCCCATGAGTGATGCCCAGCAGAAGCTGTATAACAGACTTTTCAAAAGACTCAAGAAGGCTCCAAATGGAGAGA AGCGGGAGCTTTGCAATGTAATGATGCAGCTGAGAAAGATGGCTAATCACCCGTTGCTGCACCGTCAGTACTACACCACTGACAAATTGGCTGCCATGAGTAAAGCAATGCTTAAG GAGCCGACACATTTTGACGCGGACCCTGCACTGATCAAGGAGGACATGGAAGTGATGTCTGATTTTGAGCTGCATAATTTATGTAAACAGTACAGCTCCATCAACAGTTTTCAGCTGGAGAAAAAGCTCCTCTTAGACTCTGGGAAGTTTGCACTTTTAACCAAAGTACTCACCAGGCTCAAAGAAAAG ggTGATCGGGTTGTCCTTTTCAGTCAGTTTACCATGGTCCTGGACATTGTGGAGATTCTGCTCAAACACCTGGACCATCAGTTTGTTCGACTGGATGGTTCTACTCCCATGACAGAGAG GATTGGTCTCATCgacaaatacaatacaaaccCTGAAATCTTTGTGTTCCTTCTGTCGACCCGGGCTGGGGGACAGGGAATCAACCTCGCCTCTGCAAACACAGTGATACTGCACGACATTGACTGCAATCCATTCAATGATAAACAGGCAGAGGACCGCTGTCATCGAATGGGGCAAACCAG GACAGTGCAGGTGATAAAGCTCATCAGCAGAGACTCGATTGAAGCCTGCATGCTCCGTGTGGGACAGGAGAAGCTCAAACTGGAACAGGACATGACCGCTGAAGGAG aaGAGGACGGTGCTATGACTGAACAAATGGCAGAGCTGCTCAAAGTCTCACTGGGTCTTTGA
- the LOC122350319 gene encoding macrophage-expressed gene 1 protein-like — MHFHSAHKVVMESRVFCLLLLYCSINICNVYPLIHPSNGLNECHKNSPLPALEVLPGGGWDNLRNIDMGRVMNLSYSQCQTTEDGVYLIPDEVFVIPQKVSGVETNSEIIMSWMDQTSSTSSSINADASFPLVLNGKFSKESQRVKTHQVKESSATARVQVRNHLYTVKPYPNFPFDIRFAQQAREIADAIKNNQTRLATYLSEKLILDYGTHVITSIDAGAILVQEDYLKMSFVTKNQLQLSSLSASAGLSFFDKLKFDFGSSGSQNYSQISGYQSNITYSLIQSQGGALFYPGITLQKWQESTLNNLVAIDRSGLPIHYFLNPSAFPDLPVPVVNKLALLVSQAAEQYYKVNTIPGCISPDSKNFNFQANVDDASCEGPLTNLSFGGVYQRCTALTSDGSTICDDTAQTNPATGVYSCPSQYNSTLLRTETIEVGYTRYECQRNCRSCGFLWLSTCCDQTCNDVYYVRRAKVDTYWCSTVQRTPVNSGYLFGGLYGPSLQNPITKSYGCPPNFFVQKFLSSGLMVCLSNDYVTATKSSVPFGGFFSCQSVNPLSNGQSRCPPQFSQQLAAISDGCEILYCVQSGVFSGGQLKPVRLPPFTSPPLIGMTATNSVAVMTDGNVSLVRAGETRTWQLANPVEINQMFEKSGGDKAGVTYGLIALITLEVSGLLV, encoded by the exons ATGCACTTTCACTCAGCACACAAGGTGGTCATGGAGTCGAGAGTCTTCTGCCTGCTGTTGCTCTACTGCTCTATCAACATCTGCAACGTTTATCCACTCATTCATCCCAGTAATGGACTCAATGAATGTCATAAAAACTCACCTTTGCCAGCTCTGGAGGTTCTTCCAGGAGGAGGCTGGGATAACCTGCGCAACATAGACATGGGCCGGGTGATGAATCTGAGCTATTCCCAGTGCCAGACAACAGAAGACGGTGTCTATCTCATTCCAGATGAAGTTTTTGTGATTCCACAGAAAGTGAGCGGAGTGGAAACAAACTCTGAGATCATCATGTCATGGATGGACCAGACAAGCTCCACATCTAGCTCCATCAATGCAGATGCTTCCTTTCCTCTGGTGCTCAACGGGAAATTTTCCAAAGAAAGCCAACGTGTTAAAACCCACCAAGTGAAGGAGAGTTCTGCAACAGCACGCGTTCAA GTCCGTAACCATCTGTACACAGTAAAGCCGTATCCCAACTTCCCTTTTGACATCCGCTTTGCTCAACAGGCAAGGGAGATCGCAGATGCTATTAAGAACAACCAAACACGTCTAGCAACGTATCTGTCAGAGAAACTCATTCTTGATTATGGTACTCATGTCATCACAAGTATTGATGCAGGTGCCATTTTGGTGCAAGAggactatttaaaaatgtcttttgtcaCAAAGAATCAGCTACAATTGTCTTCTCTTTCTGCATCAGCAGGTCTTTCATTTTTTGATAAACTTAAATTTGATTTTGGCAGCAGTGGATCACAAAACTACTCTCAAATCAGTGGTTATCAGAGCAACATCACATATTCCTTAATTCAGAGTCAAGGAGGGGCTTTATTCTACCCAGGCATCACTCTGCAGAAGTGGCAAGAGAGTACACTCAATAATCTGGTGGCCATTGACCGCTCTGGGCTGCCCATTCACTATTTTCTGAATCCATCAGCATTCCCAGACCTCCCAGTACCAGTAGTGAATAAATTAGCTTTGTTGGTTTCTCAGGCAGCAGAGCAGTACTATAAAGTAAATACCATTCCAGGGTGTATCAGTCCAGATTCCAAAAACTTCAATTTTCAAGCAAACGTAGACGATGCATCTTGTGAGGGCCCACTCACTAATCTTAGCTTTGGTGGCGTTTACCAACGATGCACTGCACTGACATCAGATGGAAGCACAATCTGTGATGACACAGCACAGACAAACCCAGCTACTGGTGTTTATTCTTGTCCTTCACAGTACAACTCCACCCTGTTACGCACTGAGACAATAGAAGTAGGTTATACTCGTTACGAGTGCCAAAGAAACTGTCGTTCATGTGGTTTCTTGTGGTTGTCCACTTGTTGTGACCAAACATGTAATGATGTATACTATGTTCGCCGTGCAAAGGTGGACACTTACTGGTGTTCCACAGTTCAGAGAACCCCTGTAAACTCTGGATATCTCTTTGGAGGCCTATATGGACCGTCTTTGCAAAATCCAATTACCAAATCTTATGGCTGTCCTCCAAATTTCTTTGTCCAAAAGTTTTTGTCTAGTGGTTTGATGGTTTGTCTGAGCAATGATTATGTCACAGCAACTAAATCCTCCGTGCCTTTTGGTGGTTTCTTCAGCTGCCAATCTGTCAACCCTCTCTCAAATGGTCAGTCTCGCTGTCCACCTCAGTTCAGCCAACAACTAGCTGCCATAAGCGACGGTTGTGAGATATTGTACTGCGTCCAGTCGGGTGTATTCAGCGGTGGTCAGTTAAAACCTGTTCGTCTCCCACCATTCACAAGCCCACCGCTGATCGGCATGACTGCCACCAACTCTGTAGCTGTAATGACAGATGGTAATGTTTCCTTGGTGAGAGCTGGAGAAACAAGGACATGGCAATTGGCAAATCCTGttgaaattaatcaaatgtttgaGAAGTCTGGAGGAGACAAGGCTGGTGTGACCTATGGTCTGATAGCTCTAATTACTCTTGAGGTATCAGGATTGCTTGTTTAA
- the LOC122350320 gene encoding perforin-1-like: protein METNHCAFRIFFCISLILTHWHTASACHTGSQVECEKAPFVPGYNLVGEGFDVVRMRRKGAFLINVKSHMDNGTCTVCKNRFQGGQIQKLPSAVLDWRPFSRCSKQLSSALHHSVDSLMKSSTSLINNNWEIDLNLDDMGKAIFGGSRSDIAKFAQSQNAMDKATFALHELSCTYYSYRVTDNPQLSNEFSKHLQRLPTQYDERTRPLYRRTIDTYGTHYIRQVHLGGRVRRVTAFRTCLATLKGFSETDIKNCLNIELKMTLGFLPANASLSNKCSQILKDNMSMGFYQGFMTHKIEVLGGEKYFPELVLNQSPAEAYSNWMMSLHDNPEVISYAIFPLHHLVADPEVSVNLKSAVTEYIEENVLSVGREEIQGCSRTPNLDHNCCPMRAGRGRLAVSVQRAAGLKADLFTRTDGYVKVWYNLMYEETEVVMDNNDPEWNISYDYGSIEFGHELIFEVWDSDVIYNDMVGRCVVSPEHGTHSHSCKLKRGILYFTYSASCDAHLTGPRCSRYSPKT, encoded by the exons ATGGAGACAAATCACTGCGCTTTCCGCATCTTCTTCTGCATTTCTCTGATCTTgacccactggcacacagcttcTGCTTGCCACACAGGCTCTCAGGTAGAGTGTGAGAAAGCCCCATTTGTGCCGGGTTACAACCTGGTGGGCGAAGGCTTCGATGTTGTCAGGATGCGCCGTAAAGgtgcatttttgattaatgtgAAGTCGCACATGGATAATGGCACTTGTACGGTCTGCAAAAACCGCTTTCAAGGAGGGCAGATACAGAAACTTCCCTCAGCTGTGCTGGACTGGCGTCCCTTCAGCCGCTGCAGCAAACAGCTTTCTAGTGCTCTTCATCATTCTGTTGACTCCCTAATGAAGAGTTCGACATCGCTCATCAATAACAACTGGGAAATTGACCTAAATCTGGATGACATGGGAAAGGCAATTTTTGGAGGGAGCCGTTCAGATATTGCCAAATTTGCTCAGTCTCAGAATGCAATGGACAAGGCGACGTTTGCCCTCCATGAGCTCAGCTGCACATACTACAG TTACAGAGTTACGGACAACCCACAGCTCAGCAATGAATTCTCAAAACACCTCCAGCGACTTCCAACACAATACGATGAGAGAACAAGACCCCTGTACCGAAGAACTATAGATACTTACGGCACTCACTACATACGACAAGTCCACCTGGGAGGGCGAGTGAGGCGGGTCACGGCTTTTCGAACTTGTCTTGCGACCCTCAAGGGCTTCTCAGAGACCGATATCAAGAACTGCCTGAATATTGAGTTAAAGATGACTTTGGGATTCCTTCCAGCTAACGCTTCGCTTTCCAACAAATGCTCTCAAATCCTTAAAGATAACATGAGCATGGGATTCTACCAGGGCTTCATGACGCACAAGATAGAGGTGCTGGGAGGTGAGAAATACTTTCCAGAACTAGTTTTAAACCAAAGCCCAGCTGAAGCGTACTCCAACTGGATGATGAGCTTGCATGACAATCCTGAAGTCATATCGTACGCAATATTCCCTCTCCATCATCTGGTGGCGGATCCTGAGGTTAGCGTCAACCTGAAAAGCGCAGTAACTGAGTATATCGAAGAGAACGTCCTTTCTGTAGGTCGCGAGGAGATTCAAGGTTGCTCGCGAACACCGAATCTGGATCACAACTGCTGTCCCATGCGAGCCGGCCGCGGGAGGTTAGCGGTGTCTGTGCAGAGAGCCGCGGGCCTGAAAGCAGACCTCTTCACGCGTACCGATGGTTACGTGAAGGTTTGGTACAACCTGATGTACGAAGAGACTGAGGTGGTGATGGACAATAACGATCCCGAATGGAACATCAGCTATGATTATGGATCTATTGAGTTTGGTCACGAACTCATATTTGAGGTTTGGGACAGTGACGTCATTTATAATGACATGGTGGGGAGATGCGTGGTCAGCCCTGAACATGGGACTCATTCGCACAGCTGCAAATTAAAGAGAGGCATCCTGTATTTTACTTACAGTGCTTCTTGTGACGCTCATCTGACTGGACCCAGGTGTAGCAGATATTCCCCAAAAACATAG